One window of the Candidatus Woesearchaeota archaeon genome contains the following:
- a CDS encoding nucleotidyltransferase domain-containing protein, with product MKPIVPNMLLKLYYETARQKVVEVLFKYPDREFSLSDLAKVAGVAKAHIGKVLNDFNKLGLIDITKLSKIWRIRAKMDNPLYIKNKIIYNLNLVYQSGLVEQLITDFNNPKAIVLFGSFRKGEDISGSDIDIAIETDEDIDYQTFIFKEETQLEKQIERKIQIHKFNRKKIDINVFNNIANGILLSGFLEVRP from the coding sequence ATGAAACCTATTGTTCCAAATATGTTACTTAAGTTATATTATGAAACCGCAAGACAGAAAGTAGTAGAGGTATTGTTTAAGTATCCCGACAGGGAATTTAGCCTATCTGACCTAGCCAAGGTAGCTGGAGTAGCTAAAGCACATATTGGCAAAGTCCTGAATGATTTTAATAAACTTGGTCTTATAGACATTACTAAACTTTCTAAAATATGGCGGATAAGGGCCAAGATGGACAACCCGCTATACATCAAAAATAAAATCATATACAATCTCAATCTTGTATACCAAAGCGGTCTTGTGGAGCAACTTATCACCGATTTCAACAATCCAAAAGCGATTGTCCTGTTCGGCAGTTTTAGGAAAGGGGAAGATATTTCTGGTTCTGATATCGACATAGCCATAGAAACAGACGAAGATATTGACTATCAAACATTTATATTTAAGGAAGAAACACAGCTTGAGAAGCAGATTGAAAGAAAAATACAGATACATAAATTCAACCGCAAGAAAATTGATATTAATGTATTCAATAACATTGCAAATGGTATTTTACTATCTGGTTTCCTGGAGGTTAGGCCATGA
- a CDS encoding TRAM domain-containing protein, with protein MERNFRGGSGFRPQGGGFSPVKVGDELDVKIEAVGEKGDGIAKKDGFVLFVPNTKKDDQVRIRVTKVLRKVGFAEVVGAGASSDDAGESSEVSDNQGSDSGEEDYAGEDSEDFGEEEETQ; from the coding sequence ATGGAAAGAAATTTTAGAGGAGGTTCTGGATTCAGGCCTCAAGGCGGTGGATTTTCTCCCGTTAAAGTGGGGGATGAGTTGGACGTAAAGATAGAAGCTGTAGGCGAGAAGGGAGACGGTATCGCCAAGAAAGATGGTTTTGTCTTGTTTGTGCCTAACACAAAGAAGGATGATCAGGTCAGGATCAGAGTGACAAAGGTGCTCAGAAAGGTTGGCTTTGCCGAAGTTGTCGGCGCTGGAGCCAGCAGCGATGACGCTGGAGAAAGCTCCGAAGTGTCTGACAACCAGGGTTCTGACAGCGGCGAAGAAGATTACGCAGGCGAAGACTCCGAAGATTTCGGAGAGGAAGAAGAAACCCAATAA
- the radA gene encoding DNA repair and recombination protein RadA has translation METVVEMIEITKKVEPVKMEKTKKALSVIDLPGVGSATAEKLSAVGYTDLLSIAVASPGELVEVAGVSEAVARKMIQGARDSMEMGFESGDELLKKRESVQRITLGSEALDKLLGGGIETGAITEAFGEFGSGKTQIGHNLAVRCQTMAGEENPVAVYIDTESTFRPERIKQIAEGHGLDPEKVLKHIKIARAFNSDHQMLLAEKVEDLIKKQGLNVKLVVVDSLTAHFRAEFIGRGTLAERQQKLNKHMHTLMKLADMNNLAVYVTNQVMAKPDVFFGDPTQAIGGHVVAHASTYRMYLRKGKKGSRVAKLVDSPSMPEGEAAFYVETGGLRDV, from the coding sequence ATGGAAACAGTAGTTGAAATGATTGAGATTACAAAAAAAGTAGAGCCGGTCAAGATGGAAAAAACAAAAAAAGCGCTATCAGTCATTGATTTGCCAGGAGTGGGGTCTGCAACAGCAGAGAAATTGTCAGCTGTTGGCTACACTGACCTGCTTTCCATAGCTGTGGCTTCGCCTGGCGAACTTGTTGAAGTTGCCGGCGTAAGCGAGGCTGTTGCCAGGAAGATGATACAGGGAGCGAGAGACTCCATGGAGATGGGCTTTGAATCCGGCGATGAGCTTCTAAAAAAAAGGGAAAGCGTCCAAAGGATTACCCTTGGAAGCGAGGCCCTTGACAAGCTGCTTGGGGGCGGCATAGAGACCGGCGCCATCACAGAGGCATTCGGCGAGTTTGGCTCTGGAAAGACACAGATTGGCCATAACCTGGCTGTTCGATGCCAGACAATGGCTGGCGAGGAAAATCCGGTTGCAGTTTACATAGACACAGAAAGCACATTCAGGCCAGAAAGGATAAAGCAGATTGCAGAAGGGCACGGGCTTGACCCGGAAAAAGTGCTGAAGCACATAAAGATTGCCAGGGCCTTCAATTCAGACCACCAGATGCTGCTTGCGGAGAAGGTTGAAGATTTAATCAAGAAGCAGGGACTGAATGTCAAGCTTGTGGTTGTCGATTCCCTGACAGCGCATTTCAGGGCAGAGTTTATAGGGAGGGGGACTCTCGCGGAAAGGCAGCAGAAGCTTAACAAGCACATGCACACGCTCATGAAACTTGCGGACATGAATAACCTTGCGGTTTACGTAACAAACCAAGTCATGGCAAAGCCGGATGTATTCTTTGGCGACCCAACCCAGGCAATTGGCGGCCATGTTGTTGCCCATGCATCAACTTACAGGATGTACCTCAGGAAAGGCAAGAAGGGGAGCAGGGTTGCAAAACTTGTGGACTCGCCGAGCATGCCAGAAGGCGAAGCGGCATTCTATGTCGAGACAGGCGGACTCAGGGATGTTTAA
- a CDS encoding DUF2683 family protein, protein MVNALVNLDENTNRVLNIVKAQHGLKDKSEAISFVVEKYIEEQGEPELRPEFIAKMKQIEKQKSIRVNDFATRYGLK, encoded by the coding sequence ATGGTAAATGCGCTGGTCAACTTGGACGAGAATACCAATAGGGTTCTGAATATTGTAAAAGCACAGCACGGATTGAAAGACAAAAGTGAGGCAATTAGTTTTGTTGTTGAAAAGTATATTGAAGAGCAAGGTGAACCTGAACTCAGGCCTGAATTCATTGCAAAAATGAAACAAATAGAAAAGCAGAAAAGTATCAGGGTCAATGACTTTGCAACGAGATATGGGTTGAAATAG
- the thpR gene encoding RNA 2',3'-cyclic phosphodiesterase, producing the protein MRLFVAVDLPENAKGYCQDLQMHISHGKFSLAKGFHITLKFLGEVDEDKSCKIVDRLKKITAQKFEATTGRIGFFPNESHARVVWIASGPESRYEALHLDVENCLRGMFPKDDFVPHITLARVKFIDDKEMFRSSLEKAELRSIAFPVDRIFLKQSNLTPDGPEYRDLAEFALQ; encoded by the coding sequence ATGAGACTTTTTGTAGCTGTAGACTTGCCTGAAAATGCCAAGGGATACTGCCAGGACCTGCAAATGCATATTTCCCATGGAAAATTCAGCTTGGCAAAAGGCTTCCATATAACGCTGAAATTCCTTGGGGAAGTTGATGAGGACAAGTCATGTAAAATTGTGGATCGCCTGAAAAAAATCACGGCCCAAAAATTTGAGGCGACAACAGGCAGGATTGGATTCTTTCCCAATGAAAGCCATGCAAGGGTTGTCTGGATTGCTTCTGGCCCTGAAAGCAGGTATGAAGCATTGCATCTGGATGTGGAAAATTGCCTAAGAGGGATGTTTCCAAAAGATGATTTTGTTCCGCATATTACTCTGGCAAGGGTCAAGTTTATTGATGACAAGGAGATGTTCAGGAGCAGCCTGGAAAAGGCCGAGCTGAGATCAATTGCATTTCCAGTTGACAGGATCTTCCTGAAGCAGAGCAATTTGACTCCGGATGGGCCTGAATACAGGGATTTGGCAGAGTTTGCGCTGCAATAA
- a CDS encoding type II toxin-antitoxin system RelE/ParE family toxin, with translation MYNLDIKPEADKIFSKLSKKNKKQLAIIYKKIEEIRNNPEHDYKFLRTPLQSFKRVHIDKHFVLIFKIDHENEIVDIYYFDHHDKVYEWQPKE, from the coding sequence ATGTATAATCTTGATATCAAACCAGAAGCAGACAAGATATTTAGCAAGCTTTCAAAGAAAAACAAGAAGCAGCTGGCAATAATTTATAAGAAAATTGAGGAAATAAGGAACAACCCTGAACACGATTACAAATTCTTGAGAACCCCCTTACAATCGTTCAAAAGAGTCCATATTGACAAACATTTTGTTCTGATTTTCAAAATAGACCATGAAAATGAAATTGTTGACATATACTACTTTGACCACCATGATAAAGTCTACGAATGGCAACCTAAGGAATAA